A region from the Arcanobacterium buesumense genome encodes:
- the fmt gene encoding methionyl-tRNA formyltransferase: MRIIFAGTPATALPALERLRQDHEIIAVLTRAPAPVGRKKVLTPSPVHHVAEKLGIEVLTPQSLRGDEITQKLLSLAPDAVAVVAYGLLIPEALLTIPTHGWINLHYSLLPRWRGAAPVQYAIAAGDEMTGTSVFQIEKGLDTGPVFDMEKQEIAGRTAGEMLDLLSLTGAEQLARVFAGLEKGEVHSQPQEGDVTIAPQMSTRDSYIDFSCPANVVDARIRGYSPEPGPWTMFHGQRIKLGTVQVTSVSGIPAGMIVPGNIVRVGTGTTAVELSDVTPAGKKTMSAAAWARGLTAEKLAFTIKEDNS, encoded by the coding sequence GTGCGTATTATATTTGCTGGTACTCCTGCCACTGCTTTGCCGGCTCTTGAACGACTCCGGCAAGATCATGAGATTATTGCTGTTCTAACCCGTGCCCCAGCACCCGTAGGTCGGAAGAAAGTTCTTACCCCATCACCAGTACATCACGTTGCTGAAAAATTAGGTATTGAAGTATTGACACCGCAGTCATTACGCGGTGATGAGATAACCCAAAAACTTTTATCACTTGCACCGGATGCAGTAGCCGTTGTGGCTTATGGATTGCTGATTCCTGAAGCTCTACTTACTATCCCAACCCATGGTTGGATTAATCTACATTACTCGCTATTGCCACGGTGGCGCGGAGCAGCTCCAGTTCAATATGCGATCGCTGCTGGGGATGAGATGACTGGTACATCAGTGTTTCAGATCGAAAAAGGATTGGATACTGGTCCGGTCTTTGATATGGAAAAACAAGAAATAGCTGGAAGAACTGCTGGCGAGATGCTCGACCTTCTTTCGCTGACGGGGGCGGAACAATTGGCACGTGTTTTTGCTGGACTAGAAAAAGGCGAAGTGCACAGTCAGCCACAAGAAGGTGACGTTACCATCGCCCCACAAATGTCGACTAGAGATTCATATATCGATTTTTCTTGCCCAGCTAATGTTGTTGATGCGCGAATTAGGGGTTATAGCCCGGAGCCTGGTCCGTGGACGATGTTTCATGGGCAGCGGATTAAGCTCGGTACTGTCCAGGTCACTTCTGTCAGTGGTATTCCTGCCGGCATGATAGTTCCAGGAAATATCGTTCGCGTTGGTACCGGAACTACCGCTGTTGAACTTTCTGATGTTACGCCTGCAGGTAAGAAAACCATGTCTGCAGCCGCGTGGGCGCGTGGTTTAACAGCAGAAAAGCTGGCATTCACCATCAAGGAAGATAACTCATGA